A genome region from Oryzias latipes chromosome 2, ASM223467v1 includes the following:
- the LOC105358840 gene encoding NLR family CARD domain-containing protein 3 encodes MKITVNFLRRMNQEDLADGLQSRSAAAVCRHEVQSGLKNKFQCLFEGITKAGSPTLLNEIYTELFITEGGRGELNEEHEVRQIEAASRKADRAETSIRQEELFQLPAGRPEPIRTVMTKGVAGIGKTVLTQKFTLDWAEGKANQNLHFTFPFTFRELNVLKEEKFSLVELVHHFFPETKQAGICNFEYFQVLFIFDGLDECRLPLDFLKTRILKDPRKSTSVADLLTNLIRGNLLPSARLWITTRPAAANQIPAECVDMVTEVRGFNDPQKEEYFRKRFRDEEQTSRIISHIQRSRSLHIMCHIPVFCWITATVLEDLLKSREGGELPKSLTEMYIHFLVVQAKVKKVKYDGGAETDPYWKPETRKMMESLGKLAFEQLQKGNLIFYESDLTECGIDIRAASVYSGVFTQIFREERGLYQDKVFCFIHLSVQEFLAALHVHLTFITSGLNLMEEEQKKISLKILKLKQSSQVELYQSAVKKALQSPNGHLDLFLRFLSGLSLQTNQSLLRGLLTQTGSSSQTNQETVQFIKEKISEDLPAEKSINLFHCLNELNDGSLVEEIQQFLRSGRLSTEKLSPAQWSALAFILLSSEEDLEEFDLQKYSASEEALLRLLPVIKASNKAL; translated from the exons ATGAAGATCACAGTGAACTTCCTGAGGAGAATGAATCAGGAGGATCTGGCTGATGGACTGCAGAGCA gatctgctgctgcagtttgtcGACATGAAGTCCAATCTGGTCTGAAGAATAAGTTCCAGTGTTTGTTTGAGGGGATCACTAAAGCAGGAAGCCCAACCCTTCTGAATGAGATCTACACAGAGCTCTTCAtcacagagggaggaagaggagagctgaatgaagaacatgaggtcagacagattgaagcagcatccaggaaagcagacagagcagaaacAAGCATCAGACAAGAAGAGCTCTTCCAACTCCCAGCTGGAAGACCAGAACCAATCAGAACCGTGATGACTAAGGGAGTGGCTGGCATCGGGAAAACAGTCTTAACacagaagttcactctggactgggctgaaggcaaagccaaccagaacctccacttcacatttccattcactTTCAGAGAGCTGAATGTGCTGAAAGAGGAGAAGTTCAGCTTGGTGGAACTTGTTCATCACTTCTTCCCTGAAACCAAACAAGCAGGAATCTGCAACTTTGAATATTTCCAggtcctcttcatctttgatggtctggatgagtGTCGACTTCCTCTGGACTTCCTCAAGACTCGGATCCTAAAGGACCCTAGAAAGTCCACCTCAGTGGCTGATCTGCTGACAAACCTCATCAGGGGGAACCTGCTTCCCTCTGCTCGCCTCTGGATAACCAcacgacctgcagcagccaatcagatccctgcTGAGTGTGTTGACATGGTGACAGAGGTCAGAGGGTTCAATGATCCACAGAAGGAGGAGTATTTCAGGAAGAGGTTCAGAGATGAAGAACAGACCAGCAGGATCATCTCCCACATCCAGAGATCCAGAAGCCTCCACATCATGTGCCACATcccagtcttctgctggatcactgctacagttctggaggatctgctgaagagcagagagggaggagagctgcccaaGAGCCTGACTGAGATGTACATCCACTTCCTGGTGGTTCAGGCCAAAGTCAAGAAGGTCAAGTATGATGGAGGAGCTGAGACAGATCCTTACTGGAAACCAGAGACCAGGAAGATGATGGAGTCTCTGGGAAAACTGGCttttgagcagctgcagaaaggaaaCCTGATCTTCTATGAATCTGACCTGACAGAGTGTGGCATCGATATCAGAGCAGCCTCAGTGTACTCAGGAGTGTTCACACAGATCTTTAGAGAGGAGAGAGGCCTGTACCAGGACAAGgtcttctgcttcatccatctgagtgttcaggagtttctggctgctcTTCATGTCCATCTGACCTTCATCACCTCTGGACTCAACCTCATGGaggaagaacagaagaaaatatCCTTAAAGATTCTCAAACTGAAACAGAGCAGTCAAGTCGAGTTGTACCAGAGTGCTGTGAAGAAGGCCTTACAGAGTCCAAACGGACACCTGGACTTGTTCCTCCGCTTCCTTTCAGGTCTTTCACTGCAGACCAATCAGAGTCTCCTACGAGGTCTACTGACTCAGACAGGAAGTAGCTCACAGACCAATCAGGAAACAGTCCAGTTCATCAAGGAGAAGATCAGTGAGGATCtgcctgcagagaaaagcatcaaCCTGTTCCACTGTCTGAATGAACTGAATGATGGTTCTCTAGTGGAGGAGATCCAACAGTTCCTGAGGTCAGGACGTCTCTCCACAGAGAAACTGTCTCCTGCTCAGTGGTCTGCTCTGGCCTTCATCTTACTGTCATCAGAAGAAGATCTGGAAGAGTTTGACCTGCAGAAATACTCTGCATCAGAGGAGGCTCTTCTGAGGCTGCTGCCAGTGATCAAAGCCTCCAACAAAGCTCTGTAA